The genomic stretch TGGAAACTTTAAATCTAGAATTTCTTCATTGAATGCTTCTTCAGCCTTTCAAAAAATTAAGGAAGCAAAGTTCATAGACATAGCGAAAAAGGGGTATGACATTGTAAAGGATGAGTTGAGCAGTAATCCAAAAAATAGAAAGCGTCTTCAGCATGAGCCTTCTTCACCACAAGGTGAGAGAAGTACCAGAACTGACGTAACTGTTGTGCCCACAAAGCAGTCCCCTTGGAGTAAGAAGTGGGAGACTTTAAAAAATAAGGTTAAATTTTTAGATCAACATTACATGATGCCTCACAAAAGACTGATAAATtactatttaataattttttcccCTTAATCTAGGTTCAACGTCATCCTATGTTCAAGCGTATTGGAGTGGTTGCTGATCCTGTCGTGACAAGGGGGCAGGAGGTATATTGTGATCCTTTATTATTTCTTCTCATCTTCCACTTTAAATCATACACGTGCACATATTTAGAAATAGCAATGGTGCAATGACTATTGTAGTAGGTTTATGTTTTTCACTTTCTATGTCACTGTGTAAGTATGAGTCCATGTCTATCAATCCAACATCTTAATTTTTCATGCTCTAAAGTTTCATGATACCACTATAATTTTCATAGAATATTATtgcatttttgttttattttgtaataaatattaaataatttttttatatagtaATACTTTATAATTAGagcattattttaaaaattttataagcAAACTTTTTGTCTTTGTTTTATATGTTTTTTACAGGTGATTGAATCACATTATgtttgaaaaagaaaagaatagtggacatattttttttctttctattgtaGTAGGTTTATGTTTTTCACTTTCTATGTCACTGTTTACGTGTGAGTCCATGTCTATCAATCCAACATCTTAATTTTTCATGCTCTAAAGTTTTCTTATATTATGTGGTTTGTTTATTAACATTTAGAGTAGTTAAAATCATTGATATCTTGTaataattttgtatttttgaagcTATGAATTTTCATGTACTTTGCTTTTTTGGAAAATGAGTAAAGCATATTTGGATTTTCTTAGACCGATCTCCATTAAAACCAGATTTACGAGATGTTTTTAAATATCATGCCACTTATTTAATTTTTTCACTTCCTGAATATCCACTTCTAAACATTTCTCTCACTATATTTAAAACATGTTGAAACTTTTGTTTGGGTACTAATATCATTGGTACAACCTTAAGTATAAATATTTGACATGTAGAAAACCACTTTCTTGGTGATGAAATAATCTTCAGTCACTtgagtgttgctgatcttgtgaTTTAATGCCATCTTTATTGGAATGGACAGATGGCAGAGGACATGCGGGAAAGATGGGAAACAAGTGATAACCCTATTGTTCATAAAATTCAGGAGTATACTGCTGAAACTCGCATTCTTTTCCTTTTGCCTATAAATTTCATTAATATTGCACTTTACACGTAAGAGATATGCTGTTCAGTTCCTGATTTACCATTTTCTCTTCGACAGCATCAATGAAACTATCTTTCAGGAAACAGATGCTGCTGCTACAATTAAGGAGATTCGCAGTCGAGATCCGTATGATCATTTTCCCTTTGATGTTTGCTGTAGAGTTTATTATGTATTTGTCATTCACATTACTTGGTTTAATTCTACACAACATTTCAATACATTAGGTCATTCTCAATGCCAGAGTTTGTGGCCGAAGTTCAGGAAGCTGTTCAACCGGTGTTGCATGCTTATATTAAGGTGGAGCTCTAAACTTCTACCAGACAACGCCCTGCTTCCCCCATCTTACCTTTGTTTCATTTTATTCTACTGGCACTTGCATAATGTTTTATCATTTTGAACAGTGCGACAAGGgtttattatttgatttcttaTTTGATGGCTATAAAATTTCTTATATTGTAGGGCGACATTGAAATTTTGAAGAAGTACTGTACCAAAGAAGTCATTGAGCGGTGTAAAGCAGAGCACAGTGCTTATAAAAGTCAAGGTATATTTTTCGATAACAAGGTAAGAGATTTCACTTCTTGACAGTTTCTGATAATCTGtcataatcattattttattgaTGTCATGCGTTGCTTTAACTAGAAGGGATCTTTATCTCTTACCATTTAGCATCATGCATGAGTAATTTTAAGAATATAAAATATGGAAAGAATAATTTGTCATGTGTGTTGTAACTTTGTAAAGTATTTTTCATATAGCAATACAAATTGTATTTGATTGTAAAATTCTATTTAGTGTTAATCGTTGTCATTAAGCTTAAGTGTGGGGAAATTTGTCAATGAGATTAATCAATGAATGTACGATCTACCTGTGAGTATTGATTACAAGATGGCAGAACTGAAAGTTCACATCTAGCGGGCAATCTGGCATGATTGGAAGTTGATATGCTGACCTCTAACCTAGAAAGCTGTGTTTGCTGGGTATTGTAGGGTTATGATGAAAATGTCTAGCTTTAATATGCATTGTGGGTTTAAGATGAACTTAGATTAGAAGTAGCTTTTTTATATGCATTAACTGATTGAAACCATAGGTTATTTTATGTCAACATTGAGTCTTTGATCATGTATTTTTGGTGTTTCTAATGTTTTGAACTCTTATTGCAGATTCTACATATATCTGAGGTGGAAGTTAGAGAGACAAAAATGATGGGAGCCTCCCCTATCATAATTGTAGCTGTATGCCTTTTTCCCTTCTTTGCTCGTAAAAAAATCTTACCTGATTATATGTAAAATAAATTGACATCGGGACCTTTTCGATGATATTGTCACAGTTCCAAACACAGCAAGTCTATTGTGTACGCGACAGAAATGGTGCAATAACTGAAGGTGGCCAGGTGAGTTCATGTAGCTTATGTTGCTTGTAGTAGCTCTTTACATTGTGGGTACTTTTAGCTTTAAGGGACAAGCACCATTCTGTCTAataatgttattttataaaaagagtaatgatatgtgcaccacaataatgcaccaaaacattacacCAACTAACGTGATACTGTTTTTTAAAATGGTGAGTCCCTCCTAATATAGATTTGATTGATTAAATGAAATTGTCATGTCAGTTGGTGTAATGTTTTGGTGCACATAACATTACTCTTATGAAAATTTCAAGACATTGTTCTGTTTTTGAACTGAAATATACTGCTTGATTAGGATTCAATCCATACTGTATACTACGCATGGGCAATGCAACAAGTGGACCCTGAAGAACTGGGAGATGGCGCCATATACCCGATATGGAAGCTAAGAGAAGTACAACAGCTTGGAGTTCAAAGCCTCATCTAGTTCTCTTAGTACACATTGTTTCAATCATAGATGATGTTATAAGATTGCATTCATCTCTTCCTTTCATTTCTCCTCTTTTTATTAGTTCTCATTCGGTGGCTCTTAACTTCTCTGGGTTTTGTATTTCACTGCCAGGGAAACTTTGGTgtcattcttttatttattttaccaaataaaa from Humulus lupulus chromosome 5, drHumLupu1.1, whole genome shotgun sequence encodes the following:
- the LOC133777750 gene encoding mitochondrial import inner membrane translocase subunit TIM44-2, producing MAARKLVRDFLLSRQRLFIRPQASTTRLRLSLPNGYSGHRQFSVFNEFSKQVKGEVNKNSDFQKSVKDLKEKAQELKGVKEELKVRTKQTTEHLYKQVDGVWTDAEATAKKVSANVKEKISAATEEVKGTLGIGKQESSSTSTKIGEQESAAGTSAKSGADTKDEEKVSDGERANKQSGPKDTEETIFGNFKSRISSLNASSAFQKIKEAKFIDIAKKGYDIVKDELSSNPKNRKRLQHEPSSPQGERSTRTDVTVVPTKQSPWSKKWETLKNKVQRHPMFKRIGVVADPVVTRGQEMAEDMRERWETSDNPIVHKIQDINETIFQETDAAATIKEIRSRDPSFSMPEFVAEVQEAVQPVLHAYIKGDIEILKKYCTKEVIERCKAEHSAYKSQGIFFDNKILHISEVEVRETKMMGASPIIIVAFQTQQVYCVRDRNGAITEGGQDSIHTVYYAWAMQQVDPEELGDGAIYPIWKLREVQQLGVQSLI